AAGATTTCCCTGGACCTTAAATTCCCCTTCTTCGTAATTGTATTTGCTCAAGAAGCTGCTGATCTCTTTGGATGTTTTAATATCCAGAATAAACGGTCCTTTATGCTTAGGAATTGATGTTTCTGATTTATTATTCGATTCGGATTGAATCACTTCGATACGGTATAGTCTTGCTGTTTCCCCTTTTTCGTTTACAGTATCAGATAATTCATCGTATCGATTTCTATTTACTTCGATATTTTCATGGCTTTTAAGTACTTGATTTTCCGATACTGAATTTTCCGGCTGAATACTGTCTTGTGGTATATTTAACTGATTTTGCAAAGTCGAATCAGTATTTTCAACTGAGACTTTATCCGGACTAGTTAACGGTTCAGTTGAGTTTATGGGAGTATTAAATTTATTATTGGGAATTGCAATAAGGTTGTTTTCAATTGCCGACACTTGTAAAGAGATTTTGTCGCCGCCGGATTTCAGCACGAATTTTACAGCATCATGATTAATTAAAGCGGATTTAATGGTTTCTAATGAAATTGTCCGCTCAATTGAATCCCCATCACCATCATCGCCCGGCTGTTCTAAATTGTCTGATAATTTTGGAGGCTCTTGTCCGGGACTATTAATATCAATACTATTATTCAAGATATTCTGCAAACCTTCTATAAAAGCGATCAGTTCTTCTTCATTTACGGACTGTTTAGTGGCAGTAATATTTATATCCTGCAGGTGATAAAGATCCTGTGAAAGAAGATTTTCGCCGGAGGATTTGTGAATAATACCGGCCAGTTCTTCAAGAAGCTCATGGTTTACGGGAATGGTAATTTCTAAATCGTTAATATTAGCAAGTAATTGATCGAGTGAGTACTTGTTGGAATTATTAACTCCCGGAGAATTTTCCTCGGCAAATACATTAATTATATCCGCAAAGAGATGAGTCGTCTCTGGATTTGAGCTATTCAATGCATTAAGTAATCCAGCATCATTAGTAAGTTTATCAAAAAATAAAGGATTCAAATTCATTTTAGATTAATAATTCTATTTGCCAGTTCAGGTTTAAATTCTGCTATTATTTCGGCTGCTTTCTTTTTTTTCATCGAGTAAATAATGTCTCTGGCTATATTATCGTTATAACCCTGAATTATTTTAGCGGCTTTTTTCGAATCCATAGCTTCATATAGCTTTACAGAGTTTTTTACCCATTTATTGTAGACACTGTCGTTAACACTTATGACAGACTGAGAGATATTTTCAGGACTATCCGGGGAAACCGATTTTTCACTTAAAAGACTTACCTGTTCCTTCAGTTTATTAATCTGCTCGGCAAGTACATCTGTATTATCTGTAATAGTTGAAGCACTGATTTTGAGGTCGGCCGTATCCGCTGGTGAGGCTCCGGTCTGATTCATTGCAATTGAAGAATCGGGAGGAGCCGGTTTTTCTGGAGTTTCGGCTTCCCGGGTTACATCAGTAATAGTAGAATCTTTTTTAGCCGGTTCCAGGCCGGAATCGACTGGTGTAAAATCGAGTACAAAAATATTTTTATAAGTCGAAGCACCGTAATACATTGCGCCCGTTACCATAAAAAAGGCAATCAGTAAAATCAGCACATAAATCAGTTTGTCTTTCATCATCCTTTCCTTATAAAATTACTTATTGCTATTTCATTCATTTGCTTTAATTCTTCCCTGCTGCTATCGAATAAAAACTCTTCCATTTTATTTTCCTTAAGCGTTTCGAATGTTTTAAGCTCTTTCTTCTTCTGAATCAGTTCGGATTGTTTCTGTTCCTTTCTATGCTCAAGTTCCATTATTTTTTTGTCGATGTTCGATATCTCTTTTTCAATTGTTTTTATGTGAGCACTTGCACTTTTGAATTCGTAAATCCTTATCTGTCCGCTGGTAATGGTTTCATAAAGATTTTTCTTTTTATCAATAAAAGATTTTTTTTTGTTAATTGAGTTTTCAATCTCTCTATCAATAAGCGAGATTTCTTTTAATATTTTTTTTTCAAGAACTACCTTTATTCTGATTATCTGATCGAATTTGAAAATAAATTTCGACACAACGCATCAATGATTTTTTAATTCAATAATGTGAGATAATTTTTCCACAGTATCGTTATAGGCGGCCTTTTCCAGGATTTCCTGTTTCAGAAAAGATTTAAGATGACCGATTTTAGAAATCGCTTTATCGATATGCGGATTACTCCCTTTAACATAAGCGCCGATATTTATAAGGTCTTCTGCCTCCCTGTAGTTGGCCAGAATCTCATTAAAGTTCATCACCCTCGAATAATGATCCTGGTCCACTATATCGGGCATAACTCTGCTTACACTCTGA
This Melioribacteraceae bacterium DNA region includes the following protein-coding sequences:
- a CDS encoding flagellar FliJ family protein → MSKFIFKFDQIIRIKVVLEKKILKEISLIDREIENSINKKKSFIDKKKNLYETITSGQIRIYEFKSASAHIKTIEKEISNIDKKIMELEHRKEQKQSELIQKKKELKTFETLKENKMEEFLFDSSREELKQMNEIAISNFIRKG